The proteins below are encoded in one region of Ricinus communis isolate WT05 ecotype wild-type chromosome 6, ASM1957865v1, whole genome shotgun sequence:
- the LOC8260772 gene encoding DNA damage-repair/toleration protein DRT100 produces MYVNKPQLSYITALLVQCNRLIVLSNTLERETKCVCTYTLSYKLYIYSTRKSKREKAMAVLFLSVTALLLYIVSTVISCPQGDLNALLTFKSSLKEPYLGIFNTWTGPNCCSNWYGISCDPTTGRVADINLRGESEDPIFEKAGRSGYMSGFINPSICKLDSLTTLTIADWKDISGEIPECVVSLRSLRILDLVGNKISGKIPTDIGNLQRLTVLNLADNEIWGEIPASITKLANLKHLDLRNNQVSGELPSDFGSLKMLSRAMLSRNQISGSIPSSIANMYRLADLDLAMNRISGWLPSWLGNMPVLSTLNLDSNMISGELPSSLLSCDGLGILNLSRNSIEGNIPNVFGPKSYFMALDLSFNKLKGPIPSSLSSAKYIGHLDLSNNHLCGPIPIGAPFDRLEGSSFSNNDCLCGNPLRTC; encoded by the coding sequence ATGTATGTTAACAAGCCCCAGCTGAGTTATATAACAGCCCTTTTAGTTCAGTGCAATAGACTCATCGTCCTCTCAAACAcattagagagagaaacaaagtGTGTATGCACATATACATTATCATACAAACTATACATTTATAGCACAAGAAAGagcaaaagagagaaagctATGGCTGTGTTGTTTTTATCAGTCACTGCTCTCCTTCTGTACATTGTCTCCACAGTCATCTCTTGCCCTCAAGGAGATCTTAATGCATTATTAACATTCAAGTCGTCTCTAAAAGAGCCATACTTGGGCATCTTCAATACATGGACAGGCCCCAACTGCTGCTCCAACTGGTACGGCATCAGCTGCGACCCCACAACCGGCCGAGTCGCTGACATCAACCTTCGTGGCGAATCTGAAGACCCCATCTTCGAAAAAGCCGGCCGGTCAGGGTACATGTCTGGTTTCATCAACCCATCAATCTGTAAGCTCGATAGCCTCACTACTTTGACCATTGCTGATTGGAAAGATATATCGGGTGAGATACCGGAATGTGTAGTTTCTCTGAGGTCACTTCGGATTCTTGATCTTGTTGGGAATAAAATCTCCGGCAAGATTCCTACGGATATCGGGAATCTTCAGAGACTCACTGTGTTGAACCTAGCTGATAATGAGATCTGGGGAGAGATCCCAGCTTCTATAACTAAGTTGGCTAATCTCAAGCATTTGGATTTAAGGAACAATCAAGTTTCGGGTGAGTTACCGTCCGATTTTGGTAGCTTGAAAATGCTGAGTAGGGCTATGTTGAGTAGAAACCAGATTAGTGGGTCAATACCAAGTTCTATTGCTAACATGTATCGCCTGGCTGATTTGGATTTGGCCATGAACCGGATTTCGGGTTGGTTACCTTCATGGTTAGGTAACATGCCGGTTTTATCTACTCTTAACTTGGATAGTAACATGATCTCGGGCGAATTACCGTCATCTTTGTTGAGTTGTGACGGTTTGGGTATCTTGAATCTGAGCCGAAACTCCATTGAAGGTAATATACCGAATGTTTTCGGGCCGAAATCTTACTTTATGGCTCTTGATTTATCGTTTAACAAATTGAAGGGTCCGATACCCAGTTCTTTATCGTCGGCTAAGTATATCGGGCATCTGGATTTGAGTAATAACCATCTGTGCGGACCCATTCCGATTGGAGCACCGTTTGATCGCCTTGAAGGATCATCCTTCAGTAACAATGATTGTCTCTGTGGAAACCCATTAAGGACTTGTTAA
- the LOC8260766 gene encoding putative tRNA (cytidine(34)-2'-O)-methyltransferase codes for MELSSSFKTLNAINPLPFSFRSRSFPFRPFYLTQFISKHSHSSLSFSKRFSTLCSVSDNENGNSLPHGVGEAVSGVSRNKLLQVVLVSPQIPGNTGCIARTCAASAVGLHLVGPLGFQVDSTKLKRAGLDYWPYVVVKVHESWTEFQDYFRQQEGDKRLLAFTKRGTATHSEFLYRKGDYLIFGSETSGLPPEALQDCKNEPFGGGTIRIPMIETYVRCLNLSVSVGIALYEASRQLNYEQLKFPSESWTDNEQSFIIEDIFA; via the exons ATGGAGCTTAGCAGTAGCTTTAAAACCCTAAACGCAATAAATCCATTACCCTTCAGTTTCCGGTCAAGATCATTTCCTTTTCGTCCCTTTTACTTAACCCAATTCATAAGCAAACACTCCCACTCGTCTCTCTCCTTCTCCAAACGATTCTCTACTCTCTGTTCTGTGT CTGATAATGAAAATGGGAATTCTCTGCCACATGGAGTTGGCGAAGCTGTTAGTGGAGTCTCCAGAAATAAGCTTCTTCAAGTTGTATTAGTGTCTCCTCAG ATTCCGGGAAACACAGGTTGCATTGCCAGAACGTGTGCAGCATCAGCTGTTGGGCTACACTTAGTTGGG CCCTTAGGATTCCAAGTTGATAGTACAAAATTAAAGCGCGCTGGATTGGACTACTGGCC ATATGTGGTTGTGAAAGTTCACGAGTCTTGGACAGAGTTTCAAGACTATTTCAGACAACAG GAAGGTGACAAGCGTTTGCTGGCATTTACTAAAAGGGGAACCGCAACTCATTCA GAATTTCTGTATAGAAAAGGTGATTATCTCATATTTGGCTCAGAAACAAGTGGCCTACCACCTGAAGCCTTGCAGGATTGTAAAAATGAACCATTTGGTGGCGGAACCATTCGGATTCCCATGATTGAAACTTATGTTCGATGCCTGAATCTGTCTGTAAGTGTTGGCATTGCTTTGTATGAAGCCTCAAGACAGTTAAATTATGAGCAGCTTAAATTCCCTTCAGAATCTTGGACCGACAATGAGCAATCGTTTATTATTGAGGATATTTTTGCATGA